The sequence CTCTCTCCCTGGCAGTGGGCACCGCCGTGGCCGAGTGGCCGGACAAGCCCCTGGGAGACGCCCTCAAGGCGGCGGACCGCGCCATGTACACCGGCAAGGCAGCCACGGGGTCGGGTGCCCCGGGGCATCTCGTGCGGGCGCTGCTCTCGGCCCTGGCCGAACGCGACCTGGAAAGCGAGGAGCACACGAGGCGTCTCAAAGATCTGGCCCTCCGCCTGGCCGACGCATGCGGCATCAGCGAATCCCGCAAGCCGGCCCTCGCCACCCTCGCCCTGGTCCACGACATAGGCAAGATAGGAGTGCCGGACAGGGTGCTGCTCAAGCCGGGCCGGCTGTCCAGCGAAGAACGCAGCCTCATGCAGCAGCATGTGGACATAGGCTACCGCATAGCCCGGGCTACGCCGGAGCTCGCACCCGTCGCCGAGTACATACTCCACCACCACGAGCGCTGGGACGGCACCGGGTACCCGGCAGGTCTCAAAGGCCCGGAGATACCGCTTCCCTGCCGTATACTGGCCGTCGTTGACGCCTACGACGCCATGACCAACCCCCGACCCTACCGCCCCGTGCCCATGACTCACCAGGAGGCGCTGGCTGAACTGCGCCGCTCAGCAGGCCTGCAGTTCGACCCCGAGTTGGTCCTGAAATTCCTCGCCCTCACGACTTAGCCTGACAGGCTTCCGCCGCCTGCCTCGCCAACCCCCGGGCTACCAGGTGCACGAGCAGCCGCTCCTGCCGGCGGTCCAGCCCGCGTAACGCGACACCGCACGCCCAACCCGCGCCGGCCCGGCACGTCCACACCACTGCACCCTTGAGCACCCCCACCTCAGACCAGGGCTTCTCGGTGAACTGAAGTTCCACGCCCTCCCCCACCGGCAGTTCACTGGCCGCGCTGAGCAGAACCCCACCGGGGCTTACATCCTTCGCCCTCAGCCTCTCTTCGCCGCGGGCACTCCGGCACAGCACCTCCAGGTCAACAGGCAGCCGGACCGCCCGGCGCCTCTGCTTGACCCTCACCGGACCCGCCAGGACCACCCTCCACATCCCGTCCCTCACGCGCCGCAGCCGGGCTGGGAACACGTGAATGCCTGTCCCAAGGTGCACCCGGACGTCAGCCTGCAGCAGGTCGGCTGGCTTGCTGTCACCGGAACTGCCCGCAGCTTCCGCCGGCAGGGAAACCTGGAAGTCATCGTCCGAAACTACCCACTTTCCTTCCCACACCGCGCCCCGGCTGCTCACCTCCACCCTGGCACCCGATCCGGCCTGCAGGTGCAACCGGTACAGCTGCTGGATGTCCACCCATCACCACCTGCCCCTTCCTGTTACCAGTATCGGGGACTGGCCGGCAGGAGTACACCCCGGGGACGCACGGATCAGCCGGCTGGGCCTTTGCAGCAGCTCAACGTCTTCACCCGCTCTTCCGGGCGACGCAACACGCGACCCGGGCGGGCCCCTGTATGACTTCCCTCCTCGACCACGGGGACTCCGTTGACAAACACGTAATCGATACCAGCAGGGAAACGGTGCGGGTCCTGGAAAGTGGCATGGTCCTGGATGCGGTCGGGATCAAACACGCAGAGGTCGGCTGCACAGCCAGGAGCAATCACGCCCCGGTCCTGCAGGCCCAGCTTCCGGGCGGGCAGCCATGTCATCTTGCGTATGGCCGCTTCCATGGAAAGCAGCCCCTGCTCCCTGACGTAACTGGCCAGCACCCGCGGAAAAGTACCGTAATATCGTGGGTGCGGCCGACTGCCCGGATCCGGGCCACGGGGGCTTGTGGCCCGCCCGTCGGAAGCCACCAGTATGTCGGGATCTGCCAGGATGGTGCGCACGTCTTCTTCCTGCATCGCCTGCACCACCATTTTCACGTGGGCACGTTCTTCCACCAGCAGGTCCATCACCACGTCAGCGGGATCCTGTCCCCTCGCGTCGGCGATCTCCTGCAGAGTCCGTCCCTGCAGGTCCGAATTCTTTTCACTCCGGACGTGTGAAACGATTACGTCTCGCCAGCGCAGGTCCAGAACCGGAGGCTCCCACCGGGGCTCCGCAGGCTGCACGCCGTAGATCTGCGCCTTCACTCTTTCGCGCACGGCGGGCTCCTTCAGGAGCCTTGCCATCTCTTCCACGCCCCGGGCTCTCACCCAGGGAGGCACCAGATCCTGGAGACCGCTACCAAAGGCAGTGTACGGGTACTGATCGGCGTCGATGGGAAGGCCTTCGCGTCGCAGCGCCCGCAGGTGTTTGAGGCGCTCCTCCCCTTTGCCCCAGCTGCGGCGGCCTTCCGCCTTAAGGTGAGAGATCTCCAGGGAGACCCCGGTTTCCCTGACCACCTGCACCACTTCCCGCAGGGATTCCTCCCAGTGAGCCCCTTCATCCCGCAGGTGAACACTCGTTATCCCACCGGCCTGGCGCACGAGCCGGCACAGCTCAACAAGTTCGCCGGGCGTGGTGAAGGCGTCGGGAATATACGGGAGTCCCGCCGAAATGCCGAAGGCGCCCCAGGCCAGCTCACGCGTGAGCATCTCCTTCATGAGGCGGAGCTGGCTTTCATCCGGGGGGCCCTCCGCAAACCCCATCACCGCCACCCTCAGGGTACCCTGTCCTACCAGCGTGGCCACGTTTACGGAAATCCCCCTCGCCTGCAGCCAGTCCATGAACTGGCCCAGGGTGGTCCAGGCCAGATCGAGGTCGCCCCCCTTCACCGCCACCGTGTTACTGAGGTAATCGCGCAGAGCACCCAGTTGCTCTTTCCGGGTGGGAGCCAGTGTAAAACCACAGTTCCCCACCACTTCCGTGGTGACTCCCTGCATCACCTTGCTGTCCGCAGTGGGCAATTCGGGCAGACTAAGGTCCGAATGGGAATGGATGTCTATGAAGCCCGGGCACACAACCCTCCCGTCGACACGTATCTCCCGTCTCGCAGGTCCTGCCACCCTGCCCATGGCAACGACGCGGCCGTCTCGTACGGCCACGTCACCGGGGAATCCGGGGCGGCCGGTGCCGTCCACCACCGTAGCATCGCGCAAGATATAGTCGTACAAAGCAAAACCTCCTGAAGTGCTTCCCGGGGCTACTGCTTCATGCGCGGATCCAGGGCATCCCGGAGAGCATCTCCAAACAGGTTGAAGCCCAACACGGTCAACAATATGGCCAGCCCCGGAAAGACGGCCAGCCAGGGGGCCCGATGCATGAACGTGCGACCTGCATTGAGCATGGAACCCCAGCTGGGCAAGGGGGGCTGGGCACCCAGGCTGAGGTAGCTCAGGGTGGACTCCACGATGATGGCATCGGCCATCCCCAGGGTGGCCATCACGATCATGGGCGGAATGGCGTTGGGGATAAGGTGCCGGGCCACAATGCGCCACGAAGAAGCTCCCATGGCCCGAGCCCCTTCCACGAATTCCTTCTCCCGCAGGCTCAGCACCTGCCCGCGCATCACGCGGGCGTAAGACGGCCAGGTGACGAGGCCAAGCGCCACCATGGCGCTCGTCAAACCCGGTTCCAGCACGGCCACCAGGGCAATGGCCAAAAGGATGGTGGGGAACGACCACGCTATGTCGATCAGGGCGACCACCAGGTGGTCAACCCACCCCCCCAGGTAGCCGGCGGCAGCACCCAGCACGATGCCCAGGCCGGCCCCGATGCTCACCGCCACCACACCCACCGATAGGGAAATCCGGCTCCCATATATGATCCGGCTCAATACGTCGCGGCCGAAGTCGTCCGTGCCAAGCACGTGCTCTCGGGAAGGTGGGAGGAGCACCTCGTCCAGATTCTGCTCGGCGTAATGGAAGGGGGCCAGCCAGGGCGCGGCGGCGGCTACCACCAACAGCAGGAACACCAGGGCGGCACCACCCATCGCCGCCTTCCTGCGCCACAGTTGTTTCCAGACCCGACCGAGCTGGCCGTCGGCCGATAATCTCGATTCCTGCAACTCGTCCATGTGCTATCCCCAGACTAGCGGTACTTGATGCGTGGGTCAGCAACTGCGTAAAATACATCGGCCAGCAGGTTGCCCAGCATCACGGCCAGCCCGAGGACCAGCAGCACACCCTGGACAACCGGGTAATCCCTGGCCAGAATCGAATTCACAAGCAATCTGCCCATGCCCGGGCGGCTGAAAACCATCTCCAGGGTAACGGCACCACCCACCGTCCACCCCAGCCTCAGCCCCAGCAAACTGATGATGGGTATCACAGCGTTACGGAGGGCGTGCTTGTAGATCACCACCTGTTCCGACAACCCCTTTGCCCGGGCGGTGCGCACGAAATCCTGCCGGACGACCTCCAGCATCGCCGACCGCGTCATGCGCGCCACCAGAGCCGCCCCACCCAGTCCGAGGGTGAGCGCCGGCAGCACGTCATGGGCAAGCGAACCGTGACCGGAGATGGGAAACCATCCCAGGCACAGGCCGAACACGTACATCAGGATCAGGCCCAGCCAGAAGGGGGGCACCGACACGAATATCAGTGCCCCCACCATGCTGGCCTGGTCGACAACAGAATAGGTTTTCACCGCCGACACGATACCGACGGGCACGCCGATCAGGTATGCAAGCCCCATGCCGCCCAGGGCCAGCCCCAGGGTCACAGACAGCGCGGCCGCGATCAGATCAGCGACGCGCTTGTGCAGCAGTATGGAACGGCCCAGGTCCCCCCGGGCGACCCGGCCGAGGAACATTGCATACTGCTCGTAGAGGGGACGGTCGAGCCCCAGAGACTGCCTGATCCGCTCGTACACCTCGGGAGGTGCGTTCTGCCCCGCGATCAGCAAAGCGGGATCACCCGGGGCCAGGTGCATGAGCAGGAATACCGCGAGAGTTACCCCCACCAGGACCGGAATCAGCAACATCAATCGCCGCAACAGGTACTGGTACACGGCGGTGTCAGGCCCCCCGTCCCTCCAAACCCGGGTTACTTAAGCCGCACGTCGTTGAATATGGTGTACAGCGGGTGCATCTTGAAGTTATCCACCTTGTCGGTGCGCACTGCCTGGACCTTCTCCGGGAACCAGATGGGACACCACACGGCCTGGCTTATAAGATACTCCTGCAGGACCTTGTAACCCTGCGCCCTCGCCTCCATACTGGGCGCGTACTCGGCACCATCGATGAGCTGATCCGTCTTCTTGTCGACCCAACGCGAGTGATTCGGGTAGGGGAACTGCGAGCTGTAGAGGAACCATTGCAGGATATCGGCGCTCGACCAGGAGTACTCCCTGATAAAGAGCTCCTGCTTGCCCTCCTTGAGGAATGCGGCGTAGCTGGCGTTGTCGTATTGTGTGATCTCCGTCTGAATGCCTATCTTGGCAAGCTGCGCCTGTACCGCTTCTGCCACCCGGACATGCTCGGTCTTGTTCAGCGTGGCCAGGTTGCACTTGAATCCGTTGGGATAACCGGCTTCGGCCAGCAACTTCTTGGCCTGTTCGGGGTCATACCGGTGAGCCTGCCGGTCTTCCACATACTCGGGCAACAGCGGCGGGAGGTAGCCGTAGGCAGGAGAGGCAACCCCGAAGAACACCGACTTGACGATCGCTTCCCTGTCTATGGCCAGGTTGATGGCCTGCCTCACCTTCACGTTGTTAAAGGGCTTCTTGTCGGTGGCGTACGCCAGGTAACCCAGGCCGAAGTGCGGCTTCCGGAAAACCTGCACATTCGCCATCTTGCTGACACGGTCGACGTCCTGGGGTGCAACTTCAAGTAGCAGATCCACGTTCCCCGCCTCGAACTCCATCAGGCGGGTAGCGGCATCGGGGATAATGCGGTAGTTGATGTTCTTGATGTAAGCTGGGCCCTTATTCTGCACGAACTCGGACCCCCACTGGTAATCCGGGTTGGCGGTGACCAGCAGGTGATCGCCCGGCACCCACTCCACAAACTTGTACAGACCCGTCCCAACCATGTACTTTGTACCGTATTCCTTGGTACCCTCGGGCCCGTACTTCTTGTAAGCTTCCGGACTGATGATACCGGCATAGGTGGTGCTCAGCTTAAAGAGTACGTTGGGGTAAGGGTTCTTAAGGTGAAACTCCACGGTGTACTCATCCGGGGTTTCGATGCGGGAGATGAACGCGAAGTCCGAAGCAGAAGGGGAAGCGTTCTTAGGGTCGATGATGGCTTCGATGAACCACTTCACCGCCTGCGCGTTGAAGGGTGTTCCGTCGTGGAACTTCACGCCCTTGCGTAGCTTAAAGGTCCACACCTTTCCATCAGGGGACGACGTCCAGCTCTCCGCCAGGTGCGGTACGTACTTGAGATCGAAATCCCTCTCTACCAGGCGATCCAGGACGGTGTAGTGGGCGTCCGTTGTCCAGGAGGTCTTGATGTGATCCAGCGTTTCGCCTTCTCTGGCCAGGGCAACAACTATAGTGTCCCGGACAGGCTTCCCTGACTCCGACTGCGGCTGTTTTCCGGTGCACCCACCCAGGACCAGCACGACAGCCAGTACTGCTACCATGCACCACACAAACCGCCTGTGTTCTTGCCTCTTCATTCCCTCTCCCTCCTTCGCATTGGGCCTCTCCCGGTGACAGTCAGAGCAACTCGGCCTCGACCACCTCCCATCAGGCACGGGCCCGGGGACGCTACCTGGGAAGAGGCGTCAACGGGGCACGGCCGACCGCATACGGCCTCGCCCGTCGCAGCACCCGTCCCGGCCGGGCGCCCGTATGGCGCCCCTCTTCCACCACCACCTGCCCGTTCACGAGCACCCAGGCGATACCCTCGGGGTAGCGCTTGGGGTCACGGTAGGTTGCAGTATCCCGTATGCGGTTGGGGTCGAACACCACCACGTCCGCCCACATACCGGGCAGGAGCAACCCGCGATCCCGGATGCCCACCCTACCGGCCGGGCCCGAGGTCATTTTCCGGATGGCCTCCTCCAGCGACAGAACCCCCCGCTCCCGCACGTAGCGCGCAAGGACGCGGGGGAAGGTACCGAAGTTGCGCGGATGGGGATGGCCGGTCGCCAGCGGACCATCCGTCGCCAGAGCGGAACCGTCCGAGCCGATCAGGGAAAGAGGGTGGCGGAGGAGGGTCATGATTTCGGCCTCCGTCGTCTCGAAGCGGATGACCTGCACCAGCCCCTCACCCTCCTGCAGCAGGTCGAAAGCTGCCTCGTAAGGATCCTGGCCCCGCAATGCCGCTATCTCGGCCAGCGACTTCCCCTCCCAGGGACGCCCACCGCCCAGGCCCACCCGTGCCACCAGGAACTCCCGCCACACGCTGGGCGGATCGTTCCCTTCGAAGAGGTCGCGGCGCATGTCCTCCCGCATGCGCACCCGGGCCTGGGGCTGCGCGAGGCGCTCCAGGAGAGCATGCCTGCCCCCCTCGAGGGCCCAGGTCGGTAGATAAGAACTCAGCCAGGTGCTGGCCGCTGTGTACGGGTACACGTCGAACGATACGTCCACGCCCGACCGCAAGCGGTACTGTCCGATGAGGCGCAAGGTGTCTTCGGCCCGGCCCCGGTGGTGGCGACCGACGCCCTTATGATGAGAAATCTGAACCGGCTCCCCGGAAAGGCGGCTGACTTCCAGGGCTTCCCGGACGGCCTGTACTACACCGCCTTCCTCGTCGCGGATGTGGCTCGAGTAAAAGGCGCGGTACCTTGCCGCCACGCGGCACAATTCCACGAGCTCCCCCTGATCGGCCCAGGAACCGGGCGCGTAAGCAAGCCCCGTGGAAAAACCCCACGCCCCCTCCTCCAATCCCTGGGCCAACAAAGCTGCCATCCTGGCCACTTCTTCCTCGGAGGCCGACCGGGGGGTGTGCCCCATCACTCCCACCCGCAGGGTGCGGTGACCAACCAGGGTGGCCACGTTGACGGCCACCCCTCGCCGGTCAAGCTCCTCCAGATACTCACCCACCGTGCGCCAGCTCCAGGAAAGGAAGTCGGCCAGGTGGCGGGCAGTATCCCGGAGGTAATCCACCGCCTCATCGAGCAGGGGGGCTGCGGAAAGCCCGCAGTTACCCACCACCTCGGTGGTGACCCCCTGCAGCACCTTGCTCATGGCCCGCCCGTCCACCAGCAGGGTCAGGTCGGAATGGGAGTGGATGTCCACAAATCCCGGTGCCACCACCATCCCGCTGGCGTCCAGAACCTGGCGGGCGGATTCTTCATCCAGGTGCCCGATGAGGGCCACCTTGCCGTCCCTGATGCCCACGTCACCACGCACCCAGGGGTTGCCGGTACCGTCCACCAGCATCCCGCCGCGGATGACCAGGTCGAGTTGCCCCTCTGCCTCCGGCATGCCGTTCCCTTCCACCGCCTCTGCCCTGGCCACGAAGACGTACGCCTGCCGACGGCTGCTCCGTCAGCGCACTGCAGCCTCCACCTGCGGGGACACGGGTACCTCTACCTCCAGGGGACGCAGGCAACGCTTCATCATGCGCAGGGCACGGGCGGGGTCCAGGCGACCGTACAGCCCACCCACGATGCTGACCATGTATGAGGCATCCAGCAACACCTCTCCCCGGGGACGCAGGACATGGGCCTCAGTCGGGTCATACAGGGCACCCGAGGCGATGATGCGCAGGTGCTCCAGGTACCCGGGCCCGGCGTCCCGGCATTTGTGGTAAATGGTCCCTCCGATGAGTAGCGTGGTGCAACGATTGTTGAAGAAGTTCACCCCATACTGCAGGAAGTAAGTGTCCGTCTCCTGCACCCTTCCCACGTTGTTCCTGGTGGTGATGGCCATGATCTCCCGACCCAGGTGGGAATGCAACCAGCTCTCCTCCTCCGACGCCGGCAGGTGGTGAGGGTGAGCGGAAAGATACCTGAGGTAGGAATTGACATCGAACAGCGCCCCCGGCCGGTCGGAACTGAAGAACTGGTGAAATACGTCTTCGCCCACCAGGCCGGGAACCCTCTTGGAGTCATGCGGCCGGGGCCGGAAACCCGGGAACCGCTGCCAGAACTTGCGGGAGAGAACCTCTGCCGCCGTACCGTCCGCAAAGTGGGGCAACTCGAGCAGGTTTTCGGCATCGTACGCCAGCCCGAACTTCCCCTCCACCCGGCGGTATGCCAGGGGGGCATTGGGGGTCTTGAGGATGGTCCGCTTCACCCGCTTGCGGGGATCGTCGCCGGGGTAGGCGTACAGCGGATTGGATGCCACGTTGGCGTAGAAGTCCGTGGTGGCACCGCCGATATCCAGGGCCACCAGGTTGCCCAGGCCGGGCTCGTCCTGGTACCCCTTCGCCAGCAGGTTGATACCCAGGAAGGCCGCCCGGGGCGTGGGCAGGAACGGCGCACTCATGTACTCCTCCACCACATCGAAGCCCTTGCCCCGGATGATCACGGTTTGGAAGAGATCACGGATGGCCTCGTTCACCGCCTCGATGCGGAAGGTGTTCACCTCCGGCATCACGTTGGGCGTCACCCGCACGTCAACACCGTTGATCCGGAAAATGCGCTCTACCTCGGCCGCCACGTCCTGGTTGCCCGCGTAAATCACCGGGATGCCGTAGCGGGCGTAGGTGGCTCGCCGGGCTTCCTCAGCCAGCAAGCGGGCATTGTGCAGGATGATCTCCGCTTCCCCGCCGTAGTCCACCCCACCGGCCAGCAGGATCATCTCCGGACGATCGTGCTGGTAGATGCGTTCCACCTCTTCATCGGTGAGACGGCCGGCGTAGCTCCCCACCAGCTTGGCCCCGGCGGTCAGCGCCGCCAGTTCGGCAGCCTCCCCACTCTCCTCCGGCACCAGACCCACCGTCACCACCTTGAGACCACCTTTGGCACTGGAGCAGGGGAGTTTGATGTCGTACTCCGCCATGGCCCGGGCCAGGGGCTCCCAGTCCCCCCGCTCCCGGCACTCCTCCAAGACCCCCAGGCCGTTGGCCAGGCCTTCCCGCAAGTCCTCGGGCGTGGTGGCCACGTACCGAAGGTGGAATTCCTCCCGGTCCGT comes from Bacillota bacterium and encodes:
- a CDS encoding PilZ domain-containing protein, whose protein sequence is MDIQQLYRLHLQAGSGARVEVSSRGAVWEGKWVVSDDDFQVSLPAEAAGSSGDSKPADLLQADVRVHLGTGIHVFPARLRRVRDGMWRVVLAGPVRVKQRRRAVRLPVDLEVLCRSARGEERLRAKDVSPGGVLLSAASELPVGEGVELQFTEKPWSEVGVLKGAVVWTCRAGAGWACGVALRGLDRRQERLLVHLVARGLARQAAEACQAKS
- a CDS encoding D-aminoacylase, with amino-acid sequence MYDYILRDATVVDGTGRPGFPGDVAVRDGRVVAMGRVAGPARREIRVDGRVVCPGFIDIHSHSDLSLPELPTADSKVMQGVTTEVVGNCGFTLAPTRKEQLGALRDYLSNTVAVKGGDLDLAWTTLGQFMDWLQARGISVNVATLVGQGTLRVAVMGFAEGPPDESQLRLMKEMLTRELAWGAFGISAGLPYIPDAFTTPGELVELCRLVRQAGGITSVHLRDEGAHWEESLREVVQVVRETGVSLEISHLKAEGRRSWGKGEERLKHLRALRREGLPIDADQYPYTAFGSGLQDLVPPWVRARGVEEMARLLKEPAVRERVKAQIYGVQPAEPRWEPPVLDLRWRDVIVSHVRSEKNSDLQGRTLQEIADARGQDPADVVMDLLVEERAHVKMVVQAMQEEDVRTILADPDILVASDGRATSPRGPDPGSRPHPRYYGTFPRVLASYVREQGLLSMEAAIRKMTWLPARKLGLQDRGVIAPGCAADLCVFDPDRIQDHATFQDPHRFPAGIDYVFVNGVPVVEEGSHTGARPGRVLRRPEERVKTLSCCKGPAG
- a CDS encoding ABC transporter permease; translated protein: MDELQESRLSADGQLGRVWKQLWRRKAAMGGAALVFLLLVVAAAAPWLAPFHYAEQNLDEVLLPPSREHVLGTDDFGRDVLSRIIYGSRISLSVGVVAVSIGAGLGIVLGAAAGYLGGWVDHLVVALIDIAWSFPTILLAIALVAVLEPGLTSAMVALGLVTWPSYARVMRGQVLSLREKEFVEGARAMGASSWRIVARHLIPNAIPPMIVMATLGMADAIIVESTLSYLSLGAQPPLPSWGSMLNAGRTFMHRAPWLAVFPGLAILLTVLGFNLFGDALRDALDPRMKQ
- a CDS encoding ABC transporter permease; protein product: MYQYLLRRLMLLIPVLVGVTLAVFLLMHLAPGDPALLIAGQNAPPEVYERIRQSLGLDRPLYEQYAMFLGRVARGDLGRSILLHKRVADLIAAALSVTLGLALGGMGLAYLIGVPVGIVSAVKTYSVVDQASMVGALIFVSVPPFWLGLILMYVFGLCLGWFPISGHGSLAHDVLPALTLGLGGAALVARMTRSAMLEVVRQDFVRTARAKGLSEQVVIYKHALRNAVIPIISLLGLRLGWTVGGAVTLEMVFSRPGMGRLLVNSILARDYPVVQGVLLVLGLAVMLGNLLADVFYAVADPRIKYR
- a CDS encoding ABC transporter substrate-binding protein, with product MKRQEHRRFVWCMVAVLAVVLVLGGCTGKQPQSESGKPVRDTIVVALAREGETLDHIKTSWTTDAHYTVLDRLVERDFDLKYVPHLAESWTSSPDGKVWTFKLRKGVKFHDGTPFNAQAVKWFIEAIIDPKNASPSASDFAFISRIETPDEYTVEFHLKNPYPNVLFKLSTTYAGIISPEAYKKYGPEGTKEYGTKYMVGTGLYKFVEWVPGDHLLVTANPDYQWGSEFVQNKGPAYIKNINYRIIPDAATRLMEFEAGNVDLLLEVAPQDVDRVSKMANVQVFRKPHFGLGYLAYATDKKPFNNVKVRQAINLAIDREAIVKSVFFGVASPAYGYLPPLLPEYVEDRQAHRYDPEQAKKLLAEAGYPNGFKCNLATLNKTEHVRVAEAVQAQLAKIGIQTEITQYDNASYAAFLKEGKQELFIREYSWSSADILQWFLYSSQFPYPNHSRWVDKKTDQLIDGAEYAPSMEARAQGYKVLQEYLISQAVWCPIWFPEKVQAVRTDKVDNFKMHPLYTIFNDVRLK
- a CDS encoding D-aminoacylase produces the protein MARAEAVEGNGMPEAEGQLDLVIRGGMLVDGTGNPWVRGDVGIRDGKVALIGHLDEESARQVLDASGMVVAPGFVDIHSHSDLTLLVDGRAMSKVLQGVTTEVVGNCGLSAAPLLDEAVDYLRDTARHLADFLSWSWRTVGEYLEELDRRGVAVNVATLVGHRTLRVGVMGHTPRSASEEEVARMAALLAQGLEEGAWGFSTGLAYAPGSWADQGELVELCRVAARYRAFYSSHIRDEEGGVVQAVREALEVSRLSGEPVQISHHKGVGRHHRGRAEDTLRLIGQYRLRSGVDVSFDVYPYTAASTWLSSYLPTWALEGGRHALLERLAQPQARVRMREDMRRDLFEGNDPPSVWREFLVARVGLGGGRPWEGKSLAEIAALRGQDPYEAAFDLLQEGEGLVQVIRFETTEAEIMTLLRHPLSLIGSDGSALATDGPLATGHPHPRNFGTFPRVLARYVRERGVLSLEEAIRKMTSGPAGRVGIRDRGLLLPGMWADVVVFDPNRIRDTATYRDPKRYPEGIAWVLVNGQVVVEEGRHTGARPGRVLRRARPYAVGRAPLTPLPR